The following are encoded together in the Haloarcula rubripromontorii genome:
- a CDS encoding succinylglutamate desuccinylase/aspartoacylase family protein, which translates to MGKAEPFTYDGGIVSPGETRNIRYTVSETYLGDAVRMPVTIVNGKRPGPTVFLTAAAHGDELNGIEVVREVAHEWDHEGLAGTLICLPVLNVPAFLAQERYLPIYDRDLNRSFPGDPDSTSAKRMAHKIFRNFLAPCDVGLDFHTSTRGRTNMLHVRADMDDPAVARVANAFSSNVIISSEGPSGSLRRELSDSGVPTITIEMGEAHRFQRPLIDSALESVRSVLAEFGLRDSDTVRWPGWRTVIDDSGEKTWIRADSGGLVDMHYDRGDLVYEDDVICTIANPFKTENTLMRAPFTGLLVGILENPLVYPGNPLCHLVRLDDRTQRAIEWNRRTDDDDW; encoded by the coding sequence ATGGGCAAGGCCGAGCCGTTCACTTACGACGGGGGAATTGTGTCGCCGGGGGAGACCCGCAACATTCGCTACACGGTCAGCGAGACGTATCTGGGGGATGCCGTCCGAATGCCGGTTACCATCGTCAACGGGAAACGGCCCGGTCCGACAGTGTTTCTCACCGCAGCGGCACACGGCGATGAACTCAACGGCATCGAGGTCGTCCGGGAGGTGGCCCACGAGTGGGACCACGAGGGGCTGGCGGGGACGCTGATCTGTCTGCCAGTGCTGAACGTCCCGGCGTTTCTGGCACAGGAGCGATACCTGCCCATCTACGACCGAGACCTGAACCGCTCGTTCCCCGGCGACCCCGACTCGACGAGCGCGAAGCGGATGGCCCACAAGATTTTCCGGAACTTCCTGGCCCCCTGTGACGTGGGTCTCGATTTCCACACGTCCACACGCGGGCGAACTAATATGCTTCACGTCCGGGCGGACATGGACGACCCTGCGGTTGCGCGGGTCGCAAACGCCTTCTCGTCGAACGTCATTATTTCCTCGGAAGGGCCATCGGGGTCGCTCCGGCGGGAGCTGAGCGATTCGGGCGTCCCGACGATCACGATAGAGATGGGCGAAGCCCACCGGTTCCAGCGGCCGCTCATCGACTCAGCACTGGAGAGTGTTCGGTCAGTGCTTGCGGAGTTTGGCCTCCGTGACTCCGATACGGTCCGGTGGCCGGGCTGGCGGACGGTCATCGACGATAGCGGCGAGAAGACCTGGATACGGGCGGACTCGGGGGGCCTGGTCGATATGCACTACGACCGCGGCGACCTGGTGTATGAAGACGACGTAATCTGTACGATCGCGAATCCGTTCAAGACGGAGAACACGCTGATGCGTGCGCCGTTTACCGGCCTGCTGGTCGGCATCCTCGAGAACCCACTGGTGTACCCCGGCAACCCCCTCTGTCACCTTGTCAGACTTGACGACCGGACACAGCGGGCTATCGAGTGGAACCGCCGGACCGACGACGACGATTGGTAA
- the sdhC gene encoding succinate dehydrogenase, cytochrome b556 subunit has product MSQSYNRGTVEDFGRWREFTAGMWAWIFHKFTGWVLVGYLFTHIAVLSTSVGVDPASAQAGTDLYTSTLSGLESLLIVRFLEVGLLAVAVFHILNGIRLLMVDLGVGLESQDKSFYASLVLTGAIVVASVPTFLGGKLL; this is encoded by the coding sequence ATGAGTCAGTCTTACAATCGCGGCACCGTCGAGGACTTCGGACGGTGGCGGGAGTTCACGGCCGGGATGTGGGCCTGGATCTTCCACAAGTTCACCGGCTGGGTTCTCGTGGGCTACCTGTTCACCCACATCGCGGTGCTGAGCACTTCGGTCGGCGTCGATCCGGCGAGCGCACAGGCAGGCACCGACCTCTACACCAGCACGCTCAGCGGCCTCGAATCGCTGCTGATCGTCCGGTTCCTCGAAGTCGGGCTACTGGCCGTCGCCGTCTTCCACATCCTCAACGGGATTCGACTGCTGATGGTTGACCTCGGCGTTGGGCTGGAATCGCAGGACAAGAGCTTCTACGCGTCGCTCGTGCTGACGGGAGCCATCGTCGTCGCAAGCGTGCCGACGTTCCTCGGGGGGAAACTACTCTAA
- a CDS encoding succinate dehydrogenase hydrophobic membrane anchor subunit, whose protein sequence is MAQHYSSFDRGGRRWLFQRLTAVFLIGVLAFHFMLLHFVNHAADITFLGTQARMSQVSYFATMWLFLVTATFHGVNGVYNALVNQGLTGSQKNAVKYMLGIAGLLLVVQGTRVSLAMTTLV, encoded by the coding sequence ATGGCACAGCACTACTCCTCCTTTGATCGTGGCGGCCGTCGCTGGCTGTTCCAGCGCCTGACAGCGGTGTTCCTGATCGGCGTGCTCGCATTCCACTTCATGCTGTTGCACTTCGTGAACCACGCCGCAGATATCACGTTCCTGGGCACGCAGGCCCGAATGAGTCAGGTCAGCTACTTCGCAACGATGTGGCTGTTCCTCGTGACCGCGACGTTCCACGGCGTCAACGGCGTGTACAACGCGCTGGTCAACCAGGGACTCACCGGTTCCCAGAAAAACGCAGTCAAATACATGCTCGGCATCGCCGGCCTCCTGCTCGTCGTGCAGGGGACCCGCGTGTCGCTGGCCATGACGACCCTCGTCTGA
- a CDS encoding succinate dehydrogenase/fumarate reductase iron-sulfur subunit has translation MSTQIEQQETETEADEETEPEVESPGDRRRAQRDERQAQEQAQREVEEETLDDEDTITLKVFRYDPEVEGKQEPRFDDFRVPFHKGMTILDALIYARDHYDSSLTFRHSCRQAVCGSDALFVNGRQRLGCKTQISELEDPVRIEPLPHQEVVKDLVVDMEHFYDQMEAVEPYFDADETPDDKLEEQRQTRENREKVKMSTRCIWCGACMSSCNIAAGDNEYLGPAAINKAYRFAMDEREGENRKQERLRIIEQEHGVWRCQTQFSCTEVCPKDIPLTEHIQELKREAVKNNLKFW, from the coding sequence ATGAGTACGCAAATCGAACAACAGGAAACCGAAACGGAGGCCGACGAGGAGACAGAGCCCGAGGTCGAATCCCCGGGTGACCGTCGGCGCGCACAGCGAGACGAACGACAGGCACAGGAGCAGGCCCAGCGGGAAGTCGAAGAGGAGACGCTCGACGACGAAGACACGATCACGCTGAAGGTGTTCCGCTACGACCCCGAGGTCGAGGGGAAGCAGGAACCACGGTTCGACGATTTCCGAGTCCCGTTCCACAAGGGAATGACTATCCTCGATGCCCTCATCTACGCACGGGACCACTACGACTCATCGCTGACCTTCCGACACTCCTGTCGACAGGCCGTCTGTGGGTCCGACGCGCTGTTCGTCAACGGGAGGCAGCGCCTCGGCTGCAAGACGCAGATATCCGAGCTTGAAGATCCGGTCCGCATCGAGCCACTGCCCCATCAGGAGGTCGTGAAGGACCTCGTCGTCGACATGGAGCACTTCTACGACCAGATGGAGGCCGTCGAGCCGTACTTCGACGCCGACGAAACCCCGGACGACAAGCTCGAAGAGCAGCGCCAGACCCGGGAGAACCGCGAGAAGGTCAAGATGTCCACGCGGTGTATCTGGTGTGGCGCGTGCATGTCCTCGTGTAACATCGCCGCCGGCGACAACGAGTACCTCGGCCCCGCCGCCATCAACAAAGCGTATCGCTTCGCGATGGACGAACGCGAGGGCGAGAACCGCAAGCAGGAGCGCCTGCGCATCATCGAGCAGGAACACGGTGTCTGGCGCTGCCAGACCCAGTTCTCCTGTACCGAAGTGTGTCCGAAGGACATCCCGCTGACCGAGCACATCCAGGAGCTCAAGCGGGAAGCCGTCAAGAACAACCTGAAGTTCTGGTAA
- a CDS encoding sensor histidine kinase, whose protein sequence is MPDQYLTSTDDFEAVLAEAPSVLTVTDDELVIRFVSPAIERVFGYDMESLVGTNWLDLVHPEDTDRVHATLAGERDDDGTEYRFRNADGDWVWLETIVSTDTETDRDCRVFTSRDVSDRPRFEAQFHQFVTHTSDVLTVFDEQGSVEYISPSVERVLGYEQAEMQDSDLFEYVHPDDLSTALTEFGRMIDDPGYVAVIEHRYRHADSDWIWAESRGQQVESGPLEDHVVVTTRDISEQKQREQELKRQNQRLERFSDAISHDLRNPLDVLDGSLELARETGEEAHFERAERSIDRMYTLIDDLLVLAKQGVDPAEIETVDLNALSQRAWSMVDTRDATLETDADDSIEADEGAMLELLENLFRNAIEHGGDDVTVTVGTEPWGFYVTDDGAGFQDGTADLFEPGYSTADDGTGFGLCIVEQIVDAHNWEVIATDSESGGARFEFICCDS, encoded by the coding sequence ATGCCAGACCAGTACCTCACGTCAACTGACGACTTCGAAGCGGTGTTAGCAGAGGCACCGTCGGTTCTGACAGTAACCGACGACGAACTGGTGATACGGTTCGTGAGTCCGGCCATCGAACGCGTCTTCGGGTACGATATGGAGTCGCTCGTCGGCACGAACTGGCTGGATCTCGTCCACCCAGAAGATACAGACCGCGTCCACGCCACACTCGCGGGCGAACGGGATGACGACGGAACGGAGTACCGGTTCCGGAACGCCGACGGCGACTGGGTCTGGCTCGAAACCATCGTCTCAACGGACACTGAGACGGACCGCGATTGCCGAGTGTTCACCTCCCGCGATGTCAGCGACCGGCCGCGTTTTGAGGCCCAGTTTCACCAGTTCGTCACACACACCTCCGACGTGCTCACTGTGTTCGACGAGCAGGGCAGCGTCGAGTACATCAGCCCGTCTGTGGAACGCGTCCTCGGGTATGAGCAAGCGGAGATGCAAGACTCGGACCTCTTCGAGTACGTCCACCCGGACGACCTCTCGACCGCGCTCACCGAGTTCGGGCGGATGATAGACGACCCGGGGTACGTCGCCGTTATCGAACACCGATATCGCCACGCCGACAGCGACTGGATATGGGCGGAGTCCCGCGGCCAGCAGGTCGAAAGCGGCCCGCTGGAAGACCACGTCGTCGTGACGACTCGCGACATCTCCGAACAGAAACAGCGCGAACAAGAGCTCAAACGACAGAACCAGCGCCTTGAGCGGTTTTCGGACGCGATCAGTCACGACCTCCGGAACCCGCTGGATGTCCTTGACGGCTCGCTCGAACTCGCGCGTGAGACCGGCGAAGAAGCACACTTCGAGCGAGCAGAGCGGAGCATCGACCGAATGTACACGCTCATCGACGACTTGCTCGTGCTCGCCAAACAGGGCGTCGACCCGGCGGAGATCGAGACAGTCGACCTCAACGCCCTTTCACAGCGGGCCTGGTCGATGGTCGACACCCGAGACGCGACGCTGGAAACCGACGCCGACGACAGCATCGAGGCCGACGAAGGCGCGATGCTGGAATTACTGGAGAACCTCTTTCGGAACGCTATCGAACACGGTGGCGACGACGTGACCGTCACCGTCGGGACGGAGCCGTGGGGGTTCTACGTCACAGACGACGGAGCAGGCTTTCAGGACGGCACCGCAGACCTGTTCGAACCTGGCTACTCGACGGCCGATGATGGAACCGGGTTCGGGCTCTGCATCGTCGAACAAATCGTCGACGCACACAACTGGGAGGTCATCGCCACCGACAGCGAAAGCGGCGGTGCCCGCTTCGAGTTTATCTGTTGCGATAGCTGA
- a CDS encoding FAD-binding protein — protein MYEHDVIVVGAGGAGLRAAIAADEEGADVALVTKLHPVRSHTGAAEGGINAALQEGDSWDLHAYDTMKGSDYLGDAPAIDTFAKDAPEEVIQLEHWGMPFSREDDGRVSQRPFGGLSYPRTTYAGAETGHHLLHTMYEQAVKRGIEVYDEWYVTQLAVTDHDDPEDRVCHGCVAYDIKSGEIQGFRANNGVILATGGLGQAFDHTTNAVANTGDGCAMAYRAGVPMEDMEMIQFHPTTLPSTGVLISEGVRGEGGILYNDDEERFMFEHGYANNEGELASRDVVARAELTEVNEGRGVEDEYVDLDMRHLGEERILDRLENILHLAEDFEGVDGLEEPMPVKPGQHYAMGGVETDENGETCIDGLYAAGETACVSLHGANRLGGNALPELLVFGARAGHHAAGKDMKTAEIQTGPSAKSEPGDVEPPVEPGAIDASSGDVAADGAAVEPKAVLESTVEQERQRVETLIESDGINHAEVRADVQETMTDNVNVFRTEEGLEKALRDLRAARKEYENVAVEDPSRTYNTDLIHTIETRNILDVAEAITLGALAREEFRGAHWRAEHQERKDEEWIKHTMLAWNEGQPELYYKPVILEGDEETYEPKVRSY, from the coding sequence ATGTACGAACACGATGTCATCGTGGTCGGCGCGGGTGGCGCTGGCCTCAGGGCGGCTATTGCAGCGGACGAAGAGGGTGCAGATGTTGCCCTCGTGACCAAGCTCCATCCGGTTCGGAGCCACACAGGTGCCGCGGAGGGGGGAATCAACGCCGCACTCCAGGAAGGCGACTCCTGGGACCTGCACGCGTACGACACGATGAAAGGGTCCGACTACCTCGGCGACGCCCCTGCCATCGACACCTTCGCCAAGGACGCCCCGGAAGAGGTCATCCAGCTCGAACACTGGGGAATGCCCTTCTCGCGCGAGGACGACGGCCGTGTCTCGCAGCGCCCGTTCGGTGGCCTCTCCTATCCGCGGACGACCTACGCCGGTGCCGAGACCGGCCACCACCTGCTGCACACGATGTACGAGCAGGCGGTCAAGCGCGGCATCGAGGTGTACGACGAGTGGTACGTGACCCAGCTGGCGGTCACCGACCACGACGACCCCGAGGACCGCGTCTGTCACGGCTGTGTCGCCTACGACATCAAGTCCGGCGAGATACAGGGCTTCCGGGCGAACAACGGCGTCATCCTGGCGACCGGTGGGCTGGGGCAGGCCTTCGACCACACCACCAACGCCGTCGCCAACACCGGCGACGGCTGTGCGATGGCCTACCGCGCCGGCGTCCCGATGGAAGACATGGAGATGATCCAGTTCCATCCGACGACGCTGCCGTCGACGGGCGTCCTCATCTCCGAGGGGGTCCGCGGCGAGGGTGGGATCCTCTACAACGACGACGAGGAGCGGTTCATGTTCGAGCACGGGTACGCCAACAACGAAGGGGAACTGGCCTCCCGTGACGTGGTCGCCCGTGCCGAACTGACTGAAGTCAACGAGGGTCGCGGCGTCGAGGACGAGTACGTCGACCTCGACATGCGCCACCTCGGCGAGGAGCGCATCCTCGACCGCCTCGAGAACATCCTCCACCTCGCGGAGGACTTCGAGGGCGTCGATGGCCTCGAAGAGCCGATGCCGGTCAAGCCCGGCCAGCACTACGCCATGGGTGGCGTCGAGACCGACGAGAACGGCGAGACGTGTATCGACGGCCTCTACGCGGCCGGTGAGACCGCGTGTGTTTCGCTACACGGCGCGAACCGACTCGGGGGGAACGCCCTGCCGGAACTGCTCGTGTTCGGTGCCCGCGCTGGCCATCACGCCGCCGGCAAAGACATGAAAACGGCCGAAATCCAGACCGGCCCCTCCGCCAAAAGCGAGCCTGGCGACGTGGAGCCACCGGTCGAACCCGGCGCAATCGACGCCAGCAGCGGCGATGTTGCCGCAGACGGGGCCGCCGTCGAACCGAAAGCGGTACTCGAAAGCACCGTGGAGCAGGAGCGCCAGCGCGTCGAAACCCTCATCGAGTCCGACGGCATCAACCACGCCGAAGTCCGCGCGGACGTTCAGGAGACGATGACTGACAACGTCAACGTGTTCCGGACCGAAGAAGGGCTTGAGAAGGCCCTTCGTGACCTCCGAGCGGCGCGCAAAGAGTACGAGAACGTCGCCGTTGAGGACCCGTCCCGGACCTACAACACGGACCTCATCCACACCATCGAAACCCGCAACATCCTCGACGTGGCCGAGGCCATCACGCTCGGCGCGCTCGCCCGCGAGGAGTTCCGCGGCGCACACTGGCGTGCGGAGCATCAAGAACGCAAAGACGAGGAGTGGATCAAGCACACGATGCTGGCCTGGAACGAGGGACAGCCGGAGCTGTACTACAAGCCCGTCATCCTCGAAGGCGACGAAGAGACCTACGAACCGAAGGTTCGGTCGTACTGA
- a CDS encoding cupin domain-containing protein — protein sequence MSYTKVNYTDVEPVAEAMHFLRDPLDCEQVGVTVLDCEAGWTGKPHDHADEGHEEVYVLVEGTATVEVDGDEVSLETGDAIRLPPEAERTIHNGDTESTFVLVGAP from the coding sequence GTGAGTTACACGAAAGTCAACTACACTGACGTGGAACCGGTGGCAGAAGCGATGCATTTCCTCCGGGACCCGCTGGACTGTGAACAGGTTGGCGTCACTGTGCTGGACTGTGAGGCTGGCTGGACGGGCAAGCCGCACGATCACGCCGACGAAGGGCACGAAGAGGTGTACGTCCTCGTCGAGGGAACAGCGACTGTCGAGGTTGACGGCGACGAGGTGTCCCTCGAAACGGGCGACGCAATCAGGCTCCCGCCGGAGGCGGAGCGAACGATCCACAACGGCGATACTGAGAGCACGTTTGTCCTCGTCGGCGCGCCCTGA
- a CDS encoding DUF7385 family protein, whose amino-acid sequence MDDFDELRSSLTPREDNEAIASYQNTTAVACPSCEEPFDDMVVCKQEFTSLNLDFEMDLCTTINDGSVVLFTHK is encoded by the coding sequence ATGGACGATTTCGACGAACTCCGCTCGTCGTTGACGCCGCGCGAGGATAACGAGGCGATCGCTTCGTACCAGAACACGACGGCTGTAGCCTGTCCGTCCTGTGAAGAGCCGTTCGACGATATGGTCGTCTGCAAGCAGGAGTTCACGTCGCTTAATCTCGACTTTGAGATGGATCTCTGTACGACCATCAATGACGGGAGCGTTGTGCTGTTTACCCACAAGTAA
- a CDS encoding nicotinate-nucleotide--dimethylbenzimidazole phosphoribosyltransferase, whose protein sequence is MTAPGGGTRFALVAGTTETASRAGISAAGADPELMSVTPAADAELVTYGSPVRTDVTPVSPSGCPTPALVTRAVREVLGFDTTVIDGGLAERTGAPTVSVGARPGKDITEQDPVSTAHGAFAAARQLGQALPADELYLGETIPGGTTTALGVLRALGENGMVSSSLPENPTEQKEKLVAEGLQASSLSPGDAANEPKRAVRRMGDPVLATLAGLTAGAVESDTAVTLAGGSQCIAVAALVRHGGYEGPLGLATTSYVAEDESADVRTSAARLDLDLTVTDPGFDQSNHVAMERFVAGEAKEGVGMGGALALADRAGIPMAEVRDRFAAIYDDLIGDAPSATAEEGT, encoded by the coding sequence ATGACTGCACCCGGTGGCGGAACGCGCTTTGCACTCGTCGCAGGAACCACGGAAACCGCAAGTCGGGCGGGGATCAGCGCCGCTGGAGCCGATCCCGAACTCATGTCAGTGACGCCCGCGGCGGATGCGGAGTTGGTGACATACGGCAGTCCGGTCCGGACGGACGTGACACCGGTCAGTCCGAGCGGCTGTCCGACGCCGGCACTGGTGACACGGGCTGTCCGAGAAGTTCTGGGATTTGACACCACAGTTATCGACGGCGGACTGGCGGAGCGAACGGGAGCGCCAACAGTCTCTGTCGGCGCACGTCCGGGAAAAGACATCACAGAGCAAGACCCGGTGTCGACGGCTCACGGGGCGTTCGCGGCCGCCCGACAGCTCGGGCAGGCGCTCCCGGCCGACGAGCTGTATCTGGGCGAAACCATTCCCGGCGGGACAACGACAGCCCTCGGCGTCCTTCGGGCATTAGGCGAGAACGGAATGGTCTCGTCGTCGCTTCCGGAAAACCCCACTGAGCAGAAGGAGAAACTGGTCGCCGAGGGACTCCAAGCCAGTTCGTTGTCACCGGGTGACGCCGCAAACGAGCCGAAACGGGCGGTCCGCCGGATGGGTGACCCCGTCCTGGCAACGCTCGCTGGTCTGACCGCGGGGGCTGTCGAGAGCGATACCGCCGTGACACTCGCCGGCGGTAGCCAGTGCATCGCCGTCGCTGCGCTGGTCCGCCACGGCGGCTACGAGGGACCGCTTGGACTGGCGACGACGAGCTACGTAGCTGAGGACGAGAGTGCTGACGTGCGAACCTCGGCTGCTCGGCTCGATCTCGATCTGACGGTGACAGACCCCGGCTTCGACCAGAGCAACCACGTCGCGATGGAGCGGTTCGTCGCCGGCGAGGCCAAGGAAGGGGTCGGGATGGGCGGCGCGCTGGCGCTAGCCGACCGCGCCGGCATCCCGATGGCAGAGGTACGGGACCGCTTCGCGGCCATCTACGACGACCTGATCGGCGACGCGCCCTCAGCGACGGCCGAAGAGGGGACGTGA
- a CDS encoding cobyrinic acid a,c-diamide synthase: MDGVVLAGTSSGVGKTVATLATLTALEDAGYQPQPAKAGPDFIDPSHHEALVDTPSRALDPWLAGEDGMCRTYWRGTGDICIVEGVMGLYDGTKTSTAAVAEGLDLPVVLVVDAKAGMESVAATALGFAQYADRIGADIDVAGILAQRAHGGRHADGIRDALPEDLTYFGRIPPMSDLEIPDRHLGLQMGSEAGLNRDALETAAETIDVERLVDVARAPPAVASEAAASGDGATADRRVAIAQDSAFCFTYPSVLERLRAEATVEPFSPVAGDPVPNADAIYLPGGYPELHGESLETGGTLDVIADRAADGVPIYGECGGLMALSESLTTTDGDTYEMAGVLPADIEMQDRYQALDHVELAARSDSVVAGTGAHRRGHEFHYSAATLDSDASFAFDMVRGDGIDGEHDGLTEYNTVGTYCHCHGESGAFDRLLAVPSRDI; the protein is encoded by the coding sequence ATGGACGGAGTTGTCCTCGCGGGCACAAGCTCCGGTGTCGGCAAAACCGTTGCCACGCTGGCGACGCTGACAGCGCTCGAAGACGCCGGATATCAGCCCCAGCCGGCCAAGGCTGGCCCGGATTTCATCGACCCGAGCCACCACGAGGCGCTCGTGGACACGCCCTCACGGGCGCTCGACCCCTGGCTCGCTGGCGAGGACGGTATGTGTCGCACCTACTGGCGCGGTACGGGCGATATCTGCATTGTAGAGGGCGTGATGGGCCTCTACGACGGGACGAAAACGTCGACGGCAGCCGTTGCCGAGGGACTTGACCTCCCGGTCGTTCTGGTCGTGGATGCAAAAGCCGGGATGGAGAGCGTCGCCGCAACGGCGCTGGGGTTCGCACAGTACGCCGACCGCATCGGCGCTGACATCGACGTGGCCGGCATCCTCGCCCAGCGCGCCCACGGCGGCCGGCATGCCGACGGTATCAGGGACGCGCTCCCCGAAGACCTAACCTACTTCGGCCGGATTCCGCCGATGTCGGACCTGGAGATTCCCGACCGCCACCTGGGGTTACAGATGGGATCCGAGGCTGGCCTCAACCGCGACGCGCTCGAAACGGCGGCGGAGACTATCGATGTCGAGCGGCTGGTTGACGTGGCCCGGGCACCGCCGGCAGTCGCCTCCGAAGCGGCGGCCAGCGGCGACGGCGCGACGGCCGACAGGCGGGTCGCCATCGCACAGGACAGCGCGTTCTGTTTTACTTATCCCTCAGTACTCGAACGGCTCCGTGCCGAGGCGACGGTAGAGCCGTTCTCCCCGGTCGCTGGCGATCCAGTCCCCAACGCCGACGCGATATACCTGCCCGGCGGCTATCCGGAACTCCACGGCGAGTCGCTCGAAACCGGTGGGACGCTCGATGTGATAGCCGACCGCGCCGCCGACGGCGTCCCAATCTACGGCGAGTGCGGCGGCCTGATGGCGCTTTCGGAGTCGCTGACGACGACCGACGGCGACACCTACGAGATGGCCGGGGTCCTCCCCGCGGACATCGAGATGCAAGACCGGTATCAGGCGCTCGACCACGTAGAACTAGCGGCGCGGTCAGACTCCGTCGTGGCTGGGACCGGGGCGCACCGCCGCGGACACGAGTTCCACTACTCCGCTGCGACCCTCGACAGTGACGCGTCGTTCGCCTTCGATATGGTTCGGGGCGACGGTATCGACGGCGAACACGACGGTCTCACAGAGTACAACACCGTCGGCACGTACTGCCACTGCCACGGAGAAAGCGGCGCGTTCGACCGTCTACTGGCAGTGCCCTCGAGGGACATCTGA
- the dacZ gene encoding diadenylate cyclase DacZ encodes MNELRDLLGDLVADVDAVFLFSPNASFFEEFADVDEEIVVVGPENTLDAEPFVELPIDFTDLEGRLRFGIEGALEQGIVDEGDEVLCVTEVLDGAENTLVRVQTNDFSPSGVYDMFVNSRADASVVRDVFEVAIELGKKGQKGKPVGALFVVGDAGKVMNKSRPLSYNPFEKSHVHVGDPIVNVMLKEFSRLDGAFVISDAGKIVSAYRYLEPSAEGVDIPKGLGARHMAAGAITRDTTATAIVLSESDGLVRAFKGGELVLEIDPEEY; translated from the coding sequence ATGAACGAGTTGCGCGACCTGCTCGGAGACCTGGTCGCAGACGTCGACGCCGTGTTCCTGTTTTCCCCGAACGCGTCGTTCTTCGAGGAATTCGCCGACGTCGACGAAGAAATCGTCGTCGTCGGCCCGGAGAACACCCTCGATGCGGAGCCGTTCGTCGAGCTACCCATCGATTTCACCGACCTCGAAGGCCGTCTCCGCTTCGGTATCGAGGGCGCACTGGAGCAGGGCATCGTCGACGAGGGCGACGAGGTACTCTGCGTGACCGAAGTGCTGGACGGTGCCGAGAACACGCTCGTGCGGGTCCAGACGAACGACTTCTCGCCCTCCGGCGTCTACGACATGTTCGTCAACTCGCGGGCAGACGCAAGCGTTGTCCGCGACGTCTTCGAGGTCGCCATCGAACTCGGAAAGAAGGGGCAGAAAGGCAAGCCCGTCGGCGCCCTGTTCGTCGTCGGCGACGCGGGCAAGGTGATGAACAAGTCCCGGCCGCTGTCGTACAACCCCTTCGAGAAGTCCCACGTCCACGTCGGCGACCCCATTGTCAACGTGATGCTCAAGGAGTTCTCGCGCCTCGATGGGGCGTTCGTCATTTCAGACGCCGGCAAAATCGTCTCCGCGTATCGGTATCTCGAACCCTCCGCGGAGGGGGTCGACATCCCCAAAGGACTCGGCGCGCGGCACATGGCGGCGGGAGCGATCACCCGTGACACCACCGCGACGGCGATCGTTCTCTCGGAGAGCGACGGGCTCGTACGGGCGTTCAAAGGCGGGGAGTTGGTCCTCGAAATCGATCCCGAGGAGTACTGA
- a CDS encoding mechanosensitive ion channel domain-containing protein has translation MQLGFDWATIIRQVFSPQGTFVLSLVVLAVGIVLGYLVWRSSRRFMRELGVPEAVEGTPFERTARGLGTSTVGIVSNLAALFIYITTVTAVLNIAQLTDPELYWARFTSFLPDLFIALFAVIIGLIAGDKAKLIVSERLRSVKMPEATVLPEVVKYSIFYLAVLIALGQLGVETLALLILLGAYAFGLVFVCGLALKDILQAGAAGLYLLLTEPYSIGDEIVIGDQSGIVQEVDILVTRIESDGEEYIIPNKRVFKTGIVRIRS, from the coding sequence ATGCAGCTCGGCTTCGACTGGGCGACGATCATCCGGCAGGTGTTCTCACCGCAGGGAACGTTCGTCCTTTCGCTCGTGGTACTGGCTGTCGGCATCGTCCTCGGCTATCTCGTCTGGCGCTCCTCTCGGCGGTTCATGCGCGAACTCGGCGTACCAGAGGCGGTAGAGGGAACCCCGTTCGAGCGGACGGCGAGAGGGCTCGGGACATCGACGGTCGGCATCGTCTCGAATCTGGCGGCGCTGTTCATCTACATCACGACGGTCACTGCCGTTCTCAACATCGCACAACTGACCGACCCAGAACTGTACTGGGCCCGCTTCACGTCGTTCCTGCCTGACCTGTTTATCGCCCTGTTCGCCGTCATTATCGGCCTCATTGCGGGCGATAAGGCCAAGCTCATCGTCTCCGAGCGGCTGCGCAGCGTCAAGATGCCCGAGGCGACGGTGTTGCCAGAAGTCGTCAAGTACAGCATCTTCTATCTGGCAGTGCTCATCGCGCTCGGCCAACTGGGCGTCGAAACCCTCGCCCTGCTCATTCTCCTCGGGGCGTACGCGTTCGGGCTCGTGTTCGTCTGCGGGCTGGCACTGAAAGACATCCTGCAGGCCGGTGCGGCCGGTCTCTACCTCTTGTTGACAGAGCCATACAGCATCGGTGACGAGATCGTCATCGGCGACCAGAGCGGTATCGTTCAGGAGGTTGATATTCTCGTCACGCGTATCGAAAGCGACGGTGAGGAGTATATCATCCCGAACAAGCGGGTGTTCAAGACGGGTATCGTCCGCATCCGGAGCTAA